TGGGCTGCGCATGGGGCGGTCTCATCACCATGGCTTCCTACAACAGGTTCCATAACAACTGTTACCGGTGAGAGTCTCTCCACCAGCGCTGGGGCTGCCCCCTGTTCCTGCCCTCTCTGCAGCCTGACTCTGCTTCCCCCAGACCCACCAGATCCAGTGCAGCCTTCTGGCCTGCCAGCACCCTTCCTTCCATTCACAGCCTGGAGATGCTGGCAATGCCGGGTCTGGTTCCAGTCACTGCAGAACACAGAACATTTAGGCAGAAGAGAGAAGGGATGATGATAGTGATGCCCCAGGGGTCTGTAAGGACTCAAGAGCCTCACACCCACTTATACAGGTCCAGAACAGACCAGAGAGGAGATTGGGGGTACTTTTGTTCCTAGAACTTTCCCTGTCTCCAAGTCTGCTGGCCCAAATTGGGCAGGAGGAACTGAGCTGCGTGTCCTGACCACGTGTTTCCCTCCCATTAGAGACAGTGTGGTCATCAGCGTCACTAACTGTGTCACCAGTGTCTATGCCGGCTTCGTCATCTTCTCCGTCCTGGGCTCCATGGCGAATCACCTGGGTGAGGACGTGTCCCAAGTGGCAGAACACGGCCCAGGCCTGGCCTTCGTGGCATACCCAGAGGCCCTCACACTGCTGCCCATTGCCCCACTCTGGTCCCTGCTCTTCTTCTTCATGCTCATCTTGATGGGGTTAGGCACTCAGGTACGAGGCATGGGACTCGGGCCTGAGGCtcagggtgggaggaggcagggccaAGAATAGGCCCTTGCTCTGATGGCCGTGTCCTGCAGTTTTGCCTCCTAGAGACGCTGGTCACAGCCATTGTGGATGAGGTAGGGAACCAGTGGATCCTACAGCAAAAGATTTATGTGACCTTTGGCGTGGCTGTGGCTGGCTTCCTTCTGGGTATCCCCCTCACCAGCCAGGTAAGAACCAAGGCAAAGGCTGGGCTGAAGTTGCCAGggtatggggtggggggaagacagCAGAGAGAAGGGGCCCGTAGCCTCAGCCACCCCCAACTCAGCTGCCCACTGGCCCATAGGCAGGCATCTACTGGCTGCTGCTGATGGACAACTATGCGGCCAGCTACTCCTTGGTCATCATCTCCTGTATCATGTGTGTGTCCATTATGTACATTTACGGTAAGTACCCAAGCTTCCACGGCCTCCTGTGTCCCAGCCCCTGGCCTGCTCACGCTGTTCTGTGGGCTGCTGACCTCCCTCTGTCCAGGGCACCAGAACTACTCCGAGGACGTCCAGATGATGCTGGGGTTCCCACCACCCTGCTTTTTCCAGATCTGCTGGCGCTTCATCTCACCAACCATCATCTTTGTAAGTTCCTTGCTGGTCCCGCCCCTGCTGCCCCGGTGGCGAGCATCCTTCTCTTGGGAACCAGCCAAGGAAGAGCACGAGCCCAACCATTAGGCCAGAGCTCCCCCTGGGGCTCCACACCCACAGTTCAGGTCACTGGAAGTCTGAGTGAAGctgtacagagtcagacaggtGTGGAGACTCAGAACCACCCAAGCCCTGGCCTTGGGTTAGGAATGGAGCACAGGGCCCTGTATTTGATGGAAGACAGTGCCCAGCTTCAGAAGGGGAAAATAGGCTGGCAGCAGCTGAGAGCCGGCCCTCCCTCCCTGGTATAAACCTGGCATCCCCCCAGAGGAGCCTTGGAAATCATAACTGACCTTGGCGTTGGCCTCTGACAGCTTCACTGAGCTCGTGTCTCTAGTCCCTCATAGCTAAGGTGCTTGGAGTGCTCAGGGTATGTGGTGTGAATGCATGTTCCAGAAGCAGGCTGTGCAAGTCAGGTATCAGCTCAGGATCCGGGACACCCTCCTAAGCCACCTTGGAATAGGCTGGCTTGGGAAGGGGAGTTCTGGGTTTTCACCAGTATTCAACACCTGCAAGACAGACCCCCCAGCAGGGAGTAGAAGTGGTGGAGGGAAAGCCCACCATGACCAGGAACAATATACTAAGTCTCGTGATACAACTCTCCATGGTTtcattattatccccactttacagatgaggaaactgaggccctgggaTGTTAAGTAATTGATCCAAGGTTATATAGCTTCTAAGGGTCAGAGCCCTCATGTAAAGCAGGTGGTCTGATCTGGAGCGTGTGTGCTGGGCCCATGCTGCACTAGAAACAAGTTTAGGAGGAGGAGTGGTCTGTGGACTAAAAACCTTCTGATTTTGTTCCTTTATGATCAGGGTGAGAAGtcgggagtgggggtggggggttgcgGGGAGGGATTTGCTAGTGTAATGGTCCCTCCACAGAGAAGAGGCAGGGCTGTCTCTGAGTGATAGAGGGGTCAGCCCGATGGTCAGGGCAGTGTCTGGAGTTGTGCCCCCGAGCCGTGCCAGTTTCTCTGTGCCCCAGAGAGGTCAGCACCGGATTTCCACATTGGCTtatgtttctggaaaaaaataaaaaaggcccCTGAGGGCTGAGGCCTCCATCacatggaatgtgggatcttcccaagcctggCACAGGCACCAGCTCTGGCTACTGGCTCAGCTTTGAAACAGGAGGAGAGGAAGTGTCCTGTaagtggtgggagggagggaagggcagaCACCACAGCCAAACGCTGTGCCCTCGGGGGTTATGGCTTTGGCCCAGGACCTGCTCTGGGGGAGCTCATCCTCCAGGGCTCCCAGGAAGCTGCTGCCCTGTGGGGAGACCCAGGGCACCACCCAGgcagggcaggaggaaggaggcagcctGGGTCCGGTGTctccaggaaactgaggcaaagccCGCAGCATCTTCTCTGTGCTCAGAAAGCCAGGCTGGAATCCCCTCGGGTGAGGAGGCCAGGCTCTGTGGACCGTGTGCTTCTGGGCTGTTAGCTTTCTTTTGGAGGCTTTACTTCTTCATAGtgctgaaaagattttttttttttataaactctTCCTTCTATCAGTTCAAATAAGGAATTTGTCCACACATTAGATCAGGCTCTAGTTCCATTCAGGAAACTTGTTATAAGCTCCTCTAAGTGCAGCATCCCCCGGATGCAGGTCCTGACTTCTAGAATTTAGTCACTAAAAAGGCTGGAGGGGCCTGAGCTCGAGGATGTGGCTGAAGGCTTGGTAGGTGTATGCTGAGGCCTCCTGCCAAGCAGCACCCATTGTTCCAGGCCCTCCAAGTGGCCCATGAAACACCTGCCCATCTTTCTGCTTCCTGTAGTATTTTTGTTGCTGCAACCCTAGGCTTTATCTCTGGTGTCCCTCGGCTCTTTCCAAAGCGGTTCCTGAGAGCACCCCCTGCCTGACACGGTTTCTAGGCTTCGGAGCCTCCCCTGGCTGTCCGCTGCTGTCTCTGCAGCCATAGACTGGCAGGacttctccctttcctttcccccaTTGCTCCCACCTCCCTGCATAAGTCAGTTCAGATCAGCACATGAGATTGTGCCAGGcgctgtgctgggcactggagaCCTAGAGCTGATGCAATCCAGGAGCTCCCAGGTCTggaggaaacattaaaaaaatgcttcaattcagttcagtggctcagtcgtgtccgattctttgtgaccccatgaactgcagcacgccaggcctccctgtccatcattaactcctggagtttacccaaactcatgtccattgggtcggaaatgccatcctaccatctcatcctctgtcatccccttctcctcctgccctcaatctttcccagcataagggtcttttcaaatgagtcagctcttcgcatcaggtggccaaagtattggagtttcagcttcaatatcagtccttctgataaacacccaggaccgatctcctttaggatggactggatggatctccttgcagtccaagggactctcaagagtcttctccaacaccacagttcaaaaaatcCTTAGTAGATGGAAAATGCCATTGAAGCCTTAAAAGCCACCGATTCGTCCTTACTTCAGCAAGGCAGTGGGTGGCCGCTGCAAGTCTTTGAGTAGAACTGACTTCCAAGGGCCAAGGCAGCTGAACAGTTTCTTGCCTGCTTCAGGATTATCCAGAAGCCAGACCCCTCCCCTTCCACAGTGTCCACCTGCCCATCATACCCTGGACCCCTGGTGCCATCAGCTTATTCCGCTAAGCAAATGTTGATGTCACCCCTGCCCTCCCTGAAATGCCTCTTACTAGTCTGGGAaactggagagggaggggagcagTGCTGATAGGAGGCCTAAGGCCTGGGTAGGGCTGGGCAGGACTCACGCCCACTCCCAACCCCCACTCTTTGCAGTTGATTCTCatcttcctggtgatccagtaccAGCCAATCACCTACAACCAGTACCGTTATCCAAGCTGGGCCGAGGCCATTGGCTTCCTTATGGCTCTGTCCTCTGTTATTTGCATTCCATTCTACGCCCTGTTCCACTTCCGGAGAACAGATGGGGACACCCTCCTCCAGgtaaggggtggggggagcaggggcAGCCAGGTGAATCAGAagagggtggatggatggatggcgcTCCAGGGCTCCCTTCTGATGCACTCTGCCCGCCCGTCCCTCCTTCATGCCTACCTCTCCTGCAGCGTTTGAAAAACTCAACAAAGCCAAGCAGAGACTGGGGTCCCGCCCTCCTGAAGCACCGAACAGGGCGCTACGCCCCCACCATTCCACCCTCCCCTGAAGATGGACTTGAGTTCCAGCCGCTGCACCTGGACAAGGCCCAGATTCCCATGGTGGGCAGTAATGACTCCAGCCGTCTGCAGGACTCCCAGATGTGAGCACAGCTCCTGGGGGGAgtaccccatccccaccctgtgCTCCCAACACAGAGACTCGGGAGACAGTGGAGAGGTGTCACTGCCTGCCCCCACCACGCCCTGCTCAGGGGTGGCACCTGTCACCTTGGCCACCACTGCTAGCACGGTCATTTCTGCTCATTTCCCTAGTGTTTACAGGTCCTTTAGATGCCAAGATGGCAGCTGGGGGTTTTGGGTGATGTGGGGGTTTCTGGGGGGCCCAGTAGCACTTTGGAGGGGTTTCAGGTCAGGTCCCCAGACACCTGCTGGGCTTCACATGGCCTCTGATGCCCCCACACTTTGCCCTGAGCTGAGGTTCTGGGTGGGTCCCCTACCTGTCCCTGTCCCTGAATCTTCGGCCTCCTGACCAGTGTTCCCGCCCTTGGGGTGGACCCCAGCCTCTGCTAATTCAGATCTTCCTACCCCAGGCTAATTCAGATCTTCCTacctggaggcagggaggtggagggagggggctgtgTAGTGTTACCGGTCAGGCTGTGTGGCCTGGCCCTTTTGTCTTATCTATGGTTGCTACCCCCTTGCCTTGGCCTCGGGCCCAATCTGTCTTCCAGGAACACCTGCATGTCACTCGGCAACTCTGAGGTCCCTGCACCTCCTTCCAGCACTGGCTGTCAGGGCCTGCCCAGCAGAGGCCCATGACCTAACAACCTGCCCAAAGAATTCGTTTCTGGGGGTGATGCTCAGCAGGAGGTTTGAGCCCAGAGCCCCGGGGAATGGACCCTAAATGACATCCCACTGCCCTACCACCACTAGGCTGAAGCCCAGTCTTCCTGAACTGGGCTACTCTTGTTCAACGTGCCAAATTGAGCCCGTGTGCCCGAACCACTCTCTGGAGCCAAAACTCCTTCCCCCAAGCCCTGCagggtctgtgtgtctgtcctccGTGCAGTGACAGCCTTGGAAAAGCTGCCTCTAATCCTCTGTAGCAATAACAGTgcgcctcccacccccaaccatcTGCATACCACTAGGATTTTAAAGTCCATAGGTTTTAATGAAATTTCTATTCCTGTTTCTGAGCTGCTGCTGTGCTTTGTCTGGGTCCTCCAGGGGGACAAGAATCAGGGCTGGGACAAGACCTCCTCCTGCCAGGCCTTTGGGGGGATGCCTGGGAGGAGAAAGGCCAGAGGCTGTGACAGTCAGGACCGGACACTGAGGCCCTGGTAAGAAGGTAGGGTGGgggccagacagacagacagacagcagtGGAATCCTGGGAAGGGCTCATCCTAGACTACATCTGAAgtgggctggaccctggcagctGAAAGCAGTAGTAGACAGGACGAGTTCCAATGGAAGCTGAAGCCTCCTTCCTGAGCAGCCCTTCATGTTGGGGCCTGGGGTGCTACACTGGACATCAGAGTAGAAGCTGGCCTTTTCCCAGGGAGGCACTGAATCTTCCGTCCCCAGTGGCAGGTGGTAGCCAGGCTGCGAAGTTTGGGGCAGCGCTCCAGACGGGGAGCGGGCAGGAAGCACTGGAGAAGCCTGGCCCAAACTCTAGTAGCCCCATGGAGGCAAGGCAGGAGTCCAGTGCCCTGGCTGGAGGACTCCAAGGGCTGTGGCCTGAATGGGAGGGAGTAGCTGCAAGGGGGCCATGGCCTGCCCCTCAGCCTGCCTCATTCAGCTGTCTGTCTGCTCTGGGTTACCTGTGGCTGGGGGAGACATAGGAAGGCCTCAGGGGTGCCTGCAGCTCCTGTTGCATGGCTGCCTTCTGTTGCTTTAGCTCTGGAGGAGAGGTTCTGCCTGAAACACAGCACCCGGTCTTCCAGGCTGTGTTACAAGAGCAAGGTGGGACGGGGTGGGAGCAGAGTGCTGGGTGTTCTGGGGCCTGCTAGGGTCCTCACCTGCTAGGGTGGGCTCTAGGCTTGCCTCAGAGGGCCGAGGGGCCCCTGAATACTCATCTTCCAGGCAGCGCTGCACGGAGGGCTGGCTCAGTGCCTGGCTTTACGGCAGGGGTGGGACAGGAGTGGGCAGGGTGCCCAGGCCAGGATCCCCACAGTGTGAGGCACAGGAACCAGCCCGTGCAGTCTCTTCCTCCCAACCACCTGGGGGCACTCCTGAGAGGAACACCAGCCTCTCCCTGAAAAGCTGAGCTTGGCAAGGGAGTGGCAGGCCTGAACCCAGACTtggggaagagaaggaggcaaaagacctaggCAGACCCAGCAGTTGATCTGAAAGTGCTGACCTCGGACTTTGGGACTCAACTGGAATATGGGTTCACGTACTTAAGGATGacacacatatgtgtgcacacagGAAAAACGGACCCAGGGTTCACACAACCTCTGcaggcacagacacacagacacatgtgtGTGAATCTCATGCCCTGAGTAAGACACTGAGGTGTCTACGCTCAGCAGAagggctgggtggggggcggCCCAGGATTGCAGCTCACCTGCAGGATGGGAATCTCCCTCTCCAGCGCA
The Bos indicus x Bos taurus breed Angus x Brahman F1 hybrid chromosome 13, Bos_hybrid_MaternalHap_v2.0, whole genome shotgun sequence genome window above contains:
- the LOC113903496 gene encoding LOW QUALITY PROTEIN: sodium- and chloride-dependent glycine transporter 1-like (The sequence of the model RefSeq protein was modified relative to this genomic sequence to represent the inferred CDS: deleted 2 bases in 1 codon); the protein is MSGGDTHTPLSVHPKMAAAQGPVDPSSPEQNGFMPDEDHSLQRGNWGNQIEFVLTSVGYAVGLGNVWRFPYLCYRNGGGAFLVPYFVMLIFCGIPIFFMELSFGQFASQGCLGVWRISPMFKGVGYGMMVVSTYIGIYYNVVVCIAFYYFFSSLTSVLPWTYCDNPWNTPNCVSILENPNITKSTQPSAMLGNVSQALNQTLQRTSPSEEYWSFCVLNLSDDVGNFGEVQVHLLSCLLVSWVVVFFCLMQGIRSSGKVVYFTATFPYVVLTILFFRGVTLEGASTGIKYYLTPQWDKILEAKVWGDAASQIFYSLGCAWGGLITMASYNRFHNNCYRDSVVISVTNCVTSVYAGFVIFSVLGSMANHLGEDVSQVAEHGPGLAFVAYPEALTLLPIAPLWSLLFFFMLILMGLGTQFCLLETLVTAIVDEVGNQWILQQKIYVTFGVAVAGFLLGIPLTSQAGIYWLLLMDNYAASYSLVIISCIMCVSIMYIYGHQNYSEDVQMMLGFPPPCFFQICWRFISPTIIFLILIFLVIQYQPITYNQYRYPSWAEAIGFLMALSSVICIPFYALFHFRRTDGDTLLQRLKNSTKPSRDWGPALLKHRTGRYAPTIPPSPEDGLEFQPLHLDKAQIPMVGSNDSSRLQDSQM